In one uncultured Devosia sp. genomic region, the following are encoded:
- a CDS encoding DUF6596 domain-containing protein, with protein MDAAANRTAERLARESYGRLVALLAARTRDVAGAEDALAEAFASALKSWPRDGVPDNPDGWLLTVARRRQTDLMRRRQTRSQGEMHLQLMSEEMEEAASHPDAIPDRRLALMFACVHPDMERAMRAPLILQTILGMTATDIASAFLIPPATMGQRLVRAKARIRDAAIPFAIPEREDLPERLDAVLEAIYAAYAKGWTEIGDTSAERLADEALWLGRLVVSLLPDEPEAKGMLALMLYAEARRAARRDSDGAYVPLGQQDLALWDEAQIILAESLLRDANQAGPTGRYQIEAAIQSAHIARRISGKDNWPAVVALYDVLLKLTNSPVVLLNRAMALAETEGPEAALESLDAIADDKRMAQYQPWWAARGHLAARAGDKAQAHQALTLAIGLTSEDAVRQYLLDQRHRLQDG; from the coding sequence TTGGACGCGGCGGCGAACAGGACGGCCGAGCGCCTGGCCCGTGAGAGCTATGGTCGTCTGGTCGCCCTGCTCGCAGCCCGCACCCGCGACGTGGCGGGCGCCGAAGATGCGCTGGCGGAAGCTTTTGCCAGCGCGCTCAAATCCTGGCCCCGCGATGGCGTACCGGACAACCCCGATGGCTGGTTATTGACCGTGGCCCGCCGTCGCCAGACCGACTTGATGCGGCGTCGGCAGACCCGCAGCCAGGGCGAGATGCATCTCCAGTTGATGAGCGAGGAAATGGAAGAGGCCGCTTCGCACCCCGATGCCATTCCCGACCGGCGCCTCGCGCTGATGTTCGCCTGTGTTCATCCGGACATGGAACGCGCCATGCGCGCACCGCTGATCCTCCAGACCATTCTGGGCATGACGGCCACAGATATTGCCAGTGCGTTCCTGATCCCGCCGGCCACCATGGGCCAGCGCCTCGTCCGCGCAAAGGCACGCATCCGCGACGCGGCCATTCCTTTCGCCATCCCCGAGCGGGAAGACCTGCCCGAACGGCTTGATGCAGTGCTGGAGGCCATCTATGCCGCTTATGCCAAGGGCTGGACCGAAATAGGCGACACCTCTGCCGAGCGCCTGGCCGACGAGGCACTCTGGCTAGGGCGGCTGGTGGTTTCGCTGCTACCCGACGAGCCCGAGGCCAAGGGCATGCTCGCCCTGATGCTCTATGCCGAGGCCCGCCGTGCCGCGCGCCGCGATTCTGACGGCGCCTATGTGCCGCTCGGCCAGCAGGATCTGGCGCTCTGGGACGAAGCGCAGATCATCCTCGCAGAATCGCTGCTGCGCGACGCCAACCAGGCGGGTCCCACCGGCCGCTACCAGATCGAAGCCGCCATCCAGTCCGCCCACATCGCCCGCCGCATCAGCGGCAAGGACAATTGGCCCGCCGTCGTCGCGCTCTACGATGTGCTGCTCAAACTCACCAACTCGCCCGTCGTCCTGCTCAACCGCGCCATGGCACTGGCCGAAACCGAAGGGCCCGAGGCCGCGCTTGAGAGCCTCGACGCCATCGCCGATGACAAGCGCATGGCTCAATACCAGCCTTGGTGGGCCGCCCGCGGCCACCTCGCCGCCCGCGCCGGCGACAAGGCGCAAGCCCATCAAGCCCTCACTCTCGCCATCGGCCTCACCAGCGAAGATGCCGTGCGGCAATATCTGCTGGATCAGCGCCACAGATTGCAGGACGGCTGA
- a CDS encoding YciI family protein, translating to MRYMFLIHHDDEALAKAPPSLWGEYAAFNEALTKAEGTPGLRLDHASKGKSIAQRGDTVELLDGPYADTKEQFAGYFMLDLPDIDAAVEWASRCPSASYGTVEIRPIWPMDLQ from the coding sequence ATGCGCTACATGTTCCTCATCCATCACGACGACGAAGCCCTGGCGAAGGCACCGCCCTCGCTCTGGGGCGAATATGCCGCCTTCAACGAGGCCTTGACCAAGGCCGAAGGCACGCCGGGCCTCCGGCTCGACCACGCCAGCAAGGGAAAGTCCATCGCACAGCGCGGCGACACGGTGGAGCTTCTGGACGGCCCCTATGCCGACACCAAGGAGCAGTTTGCCGGCTATTTCATGCTGGACCTGCCCGACATCGACGCTGCGGTGGAATGGGCATCGCGCTGCCCCAGCGCCAGCTATGGCACGGTGGAAATCCGCCCGATCTGGCCGATGGACCTGCAGTAA
- a CDS encoding YciI family protein gives MKFMLLIHGNETQSNAATPPDTKVMSAGYSAYTEALIKAGALLEGSRLRPTTDAASVRIRNGRTEVLDGPYADTKEQFGGYYIIETADMDSALDWARRCPASRLGTVEVRAVVQG, from the coding sequence ATGAAATTCATGCTGTTGATCCATGGCAACGAAACGCAGAGCAACGCCGCCACGCCACCCGACACCAAGGTGATGAGTGCAGGCTATTCCGCCTACACCGAAGCGCTCATCAAGGCCGGCGCGCTGCTGGAGGGCAGCCGCCTCCGCCCCACGACCGACGCGGCCAGCGTCCGCATCCGCAACGGCAGGACCGAAGTGCTCGACGGCCCCTATGCCGACACCAAGGAACAGTTCGGCGGCTACTACATCATCGAGACTGCGGACATGGACTCCGCGCTCGACTGGGCCAGGCGCTGCCCGGCAAGCCGGCTGGGCACGGTTGAAGTGCGCGCCGTGGTTCAGGGCTGA
- a CDS encoding YciI family protein: protein MKYLLMLYADEKAGQAIPPEQMAGFMHQMAAYQETLEKANAFVATAALQATDAARTITTTNGALQVHDGPYAETREQFGGYFIIEAADMEQAVVLAAQCPAATWGKIEIRPYHQGYAPD, encoded by the coding sequence ATGAAATACCTGCTGATGCTCTACGCCGACGAAAAGGCTGGCCAGGCCATTCCACCCGAACAGATGGCCGGTTTTATGCACCAGATGGCCGCCTATCAGGAGACCCTGGAAAAGGCCAATGCCTTCGTGGCGACGGCGGCGCTGCAAGCCACCGACGCAGCCCGCACCATCACCACCACCAATGGCGCCCTGCAGGTGCATGACGGCCCCTATGCCGAAACCCGCGAACAGTTCGGCGGCTATTTCATCATCGAAGCCGCGGACATGGAACAGGCCGTAGTGCTCGCCGCACAATGCCCCGCTGCCACCTGGGGCAAGATCGAAATCCGCCCCTATCATCAGGGCTATGCGCCGGATTGA
- a CDS encoding ribose-phosphate pyrophosphokinase, with amino-acid sequence MKLVTGNSNRALAQAVASYLELPLTDCTVKRFADKEVYVEIHENVRGEDVFILQSTSFPANDNLMELLILTDALRRSSARRITAVLPYFGYARQDRRATGRTPISAKLVSNLITEAGVNRVITLDLHAAQIQGFFDIPTDNLYAAPIITRDILDNYKLDNTTIVSPDVGGVARARAVAQRLGTDLAIVDKRRPRAGVSEVMNIIGDVSGRSCILIDDIVDSGGTLVNAAEALLKAGAKEVSAFITHGVLSEGAAERIAASKLKELVVTDSIEETPAIKAAHNIRRMNIAPLIGEAIARTASEQSVSSLFD; translated from the coding sequence ATGAAGCTGGTGACCGGCAATTCCAACCGGGCTCTTGCCCAGGCAGTGGCCAGCTACCTCGAACTTCCCTTGACCGATTGCACGGTCAAGCGCTTCGCCGATAAGGAAGTTTACGTCGAGATCCACGAAAACGTCCGCGGCGAGGATGTGTTCATTCTCCAGTCGACCAGCTTTCCCGCCAACGATAATCTGATGGAATTGCTGATCCTGACCGATGCTTTGCGCCGCTCTTCGGCCCGCCGCATCACCGCCGTGCTACCCTATTTCGGCTATGCCCGCCAGGATCGTCGCGCCACCGGCCGCACCCCGATTTCGGCCAAGCTGGTTTCCAACCTGATCACCGAAGCCGGCGTCAACCGCGTCATCACGCTCGACCTGCACGCTGCCCAGATCCAGGGCTTTTTTGATATCCCGACCGACAACCTCTATGCCGCGCCAATCATCACGCGCGACATCCTGGACAATTACAAGCTCGACAACACCACCATCGTCTCGCCTGACGTGGGCGGCGTGGCCCGCGCCCGCGCCGTTGCGCAGCGTCTGGGCACCGACCTGGCCATCGTCGACAAGCGCCGCCCGCGCGCCGGCGTCTCGGAAGTGATGAACATCATCGGCGACGTCTCGGGCCGCTCCTGCATCCTGATCGACGATATCGTCGATAGCGGCGGCACGCTGGTCAACGCGGCCGAGGCCCTGCTCAAGGCCGGTGCCAAAGAAGTCTCCGCCTTCATCACCCATGGCGTATTGTCGGAAGGCGCTGCCGAACGCATCGCCGCCAGCAAGCTCAAGGAACTGGTGGTCACGGATTCGATCGAGGAAACCCCTGCGATCAAGGCCGCCCACAATATCCGCCGCATGAACATCGCCCCGCTGATCGGCGAGGCCATCGCCCGCACCGCCAGCGAACAGAGCGTCTCGAGCCTGTTTGACTGA
- the pgeF gene encoding peptidoglycan editing factor PgeF yields the protein MDIPYLQSERFRDTDVVRHGFFGRRGGVSAGEQSSLNTSFSVGDLPENVTANRNLIGDVMGGGPLVILKQVHSNRVVTVEAGALPDATVEADGLVTRRADVLLGILTADCAPLLFVDPHAGVIGAAHAGWKGAVTGIVENTLRAMEALGAQRRRIAMDIGPTISGGNYEVGPDFMREAVGMNADAQSAFFTPEGGREHFDLSRFLHNDAMRSGLTEIDARNACTYADPERFFSHRYATHQGTRTGRQVAVIGLA from the coding sequence ATGGACATCCCCTATCTGCAATCGGAACGCTTTCGCGACACCGATGTGGTTCGCCATGGCTTCTTTGGCCGGCGCGGCGGCGTTTCTGCTGGTGAGCAATCGAGCCTCAACACCTCCTTTTCGGTTGGTGACCTGCCCGAAAATGTGACCGCCAACCGCAACCTGATCGGTGACGTCATGGGCGGCGGTCCGCTGGTGATCCTCAAGCAAGTCCATTCTAACCGTGTGGTGACGGTCGAGGCCGGCGCCCTGCCCGACGCCACCGTGGAAGCCGATGGCCTGGTGACGCGGCGCGCCGATGTGCTGCTGGGCATTCTGACCGCCGATTGCGCGCCGCTGCTGTTTGTCGACCCGCATGCCGGCGTCATCGGCGCCGCCCATGCCGGCTGGAAGGGCGCTGTGACGGGCATCGTAGAAAACACCCTGCGCGCCATGGAAGCGCTGGGCGCCCAGCGCCGCCGCATTGCCATGGATATCGGCCCTACCATCAGCGGCGGCAATTACGAGGTTGGTCCTGACTTCATGCGCGAGGCCGTGGGCATGAATGCCGATGCCCAGAGTGCATTTTTCACCCCCGAAGGTGGCCGCGAGCATTTCGACCTGTCGCGCTTCCTCCACAACGACGCCATGCGCAGCGGTCTGACGGAAATAGATGCCCGCAACGCCTGTACCTATGCCGATCCGGAACGGTTCTTCTCCCACCGCTATGCGACCCATCAGGGCACGAGAACTGGGCGTCAGGTCGCGGTTATCGGACTGGCTTGA
- a CDS encoding SAM-dependent methyltransferase, whose protein sequence is MTQTINPTLPELIDMQIRTSGPMSIASYMGLCLTHPSKGYYKAADPLGTKGDFVTAPEISQMFGELMGFFVVNLWQQMGSPKEFSLLELGPGRGTLMADILRVACRAEGFRDALDLCLFETNPDLIAEQNARLEAYGARWINSFEKVGPGPLIVVSNEFFDALPIRQFVRMPDGWHERMVGLSDGKRSFGLSPTPIPASAMPGAIASAETNAVFEIGLASGEVMKRLAHLVSTQGGAILAVDYGYGRTQTGETLQGVRAHKYADVLDAPGETDLSAHVDFEALGNLAAQAGLAVQPLATQGEWLTRMGINDRASQLSLANPRSASDVASAKARLVEAGQMGQLFKVFCAASPGLEPAGFA, encoded by the coding sequence ATGACCCAGACCATCAACCCCACCCTCCCCGAACTGATCGATATGCAGATCCGCACCAGCGGGCCGATGTCGATCGCCTCCTATATGGGCCTTTGCCTGACCCACCCGTCCAAGGGCTATTACAAGGCCGCAGACCCGCTCGGCACCAAGGGCGATTTCGTCACCGCGCCGGAAATCAGCCAGATGTTTGGCGAGCTGATGGGCTTTTTCGTCGTCAACCTCTGGCAGCAGATGGGCAGCCCCAAGGAGTTCAGCCTGCTTGAGCTCGGCCCCGGCCGCGGCACGCTGATGGCCGATATCCTGCGCGTCGCCTGTCGCGCCGAAGGGTTTCGCGACGCGCTCGATCTCTGCCTGTTCGAAACCAACCCCGACCTGATCGCCGAACAGAATGCCCGCCTCGAAGCCTATGGCGCGCGCTGGATCAACAGCTTCGAAAAGGTCGGACCCGGGCCACTGATCGTCGTCTCCAACGAATTCTTCGACGCCCTGCCGATCCGCCAGTTTGTCCGCATGCCCGATGGCTGGCATGAGCGCATGGTCGGCTTGAGCGATGGCAAGCGCAGCTTTGGCCTCAGCCCGACACCCATTCCCGCCAGCGCCATGCCTGGAGCCATTGCCAGCGCCGAAACCAATGCTGTCTTTGAAATCGGGCTTGCCAGCGGCGAGGTCATGAAGCGCCTGGCCCATCTGGTGTCCACCCAGGGCGGCGCCATCCTTGCCGTCGACTACGGCTATGGCCGTACCCAGACCGGCGAGACCCTCCAGGGCGTGCGCGCCCATAAATATGCCGACGTGCTGGATGCGCCCGGCGAGACCGACCTTTCCGCCCATGTCGATTTCGAGGCCCTCGGCAATCTGGCCGCCCAGGCCGGTCTCGCCGTGCAACCTCTGGCGACGCAGGGCGAGTGGCTGACCCGCATGGGCATCAATGACCGTGCCAGCCAATTGAGCCTTGCCAATCCCCGCTCGGCCAGCGACGTGGCCAGCGCCAAGGCGCGGCTGGTCGAAGCTGGCCAGATGGGACAGCTGTTCAAGGTCTTCTGCGCCGCCAGCCCCGGTCTCGAGCCTGCAGGTTTTGCCTGA
- the lgt gene encoding prolipoprotein diacylglyceryl transferase, with protein sequence MFPPEFFDPIAFPIGPFAVRWYALGYLFGVGLGAAYGYLLLNNTRLWHQGSPPFAAKDIWDFAFWTMLSIVVGGRVGYILFYNLPMYLANPLEMLNTLDGGMSYHGGMLGLMIAVIWFTRVKGNGNWLSGLDLIASVSTIGIFLVRLANFRNAELYGSPTNLPWAVIFPTDDLGLPRHPSQLYEAALEGLLLFVVIRIFTHVFYALRRPGMVAGIFGIGYGLSRIFVEFFRLPDVQLGYLYGTTWITQGMVLSVPLVVGGIGLVIWSLTRKQSALRAPA encoded by the coding sequence TTGTTCCCACCCGAATTCTTCGATCCCATCGCCTTCCCCATCGGTCCCTTCGCCGTGCGTTGGTATGCGCTGGGCTATCTCTTCGGCGTCGGGCTGGGCGCGGCCTATGGCTATCTGCTGCTCAACAACACCCGCCTCTGGCATCAGGGCAGCCCGCCCTTCGCTGCCAAGGACATTTGGGACTTCGCCTTCTGGACCATGCTCTCCATCGTCGTGGGCGGCCGTGTCGGCTATATCCTCTTTTATAATCTGCCCATGTACCTGGCCAATCCGCTCGAAATGCTCAACACGCTCGACGGCGGCATGAGCTACCACGGCGGCATGCTGGGCCTGATGATCGCGGTCATCTGGTTCACCCGTGTCAAAGGCAATGGCAATTGGCTGAGCGGGCTCGACCTGATCGCCTCGGTCTCGACCATCGGCATTTTCCTCGTCCGCCTCGCCAACTTCCGCAATGCCGAACTCTATGGCAGCCCCACCAACCTGCCCTGGGCAGTGATCTTCCCGACCGACGACCTCGGCCTGCCGCGCCACCCCAGCCAGCTCTATGAGGCCGCGCTTGAGGGCCTGCTGCTGTTTGTTGTCATCCGCATCTTCACCCATGTCTTTTATGCCCTGCGCCGGCCGGGCATGGTCGCGGGCATCTTCGGCATTGGCTACGGCCTCTCCCGCATCTTCGTCGAATTCTTCCGCCTGCCCGACGTGCAGCTAGGCTATCTCTATGGCACCACCTGGATCACCCAGGGCATGGTGCTGTCAGTCCCACTCGTCGTCGGCGGCATCGGTCTGGTCATCTGGTCGCTGACGCGCAAGCAGAGCGCATTGCGGGCGCCGGCATGA
- a CDS encoding accessory factor UbiK family protein: MSQSNRIFDDLGRLMNEAAGVADGVRREVETVVKSQAQRIVVDMDLVKREDFDALRELVQVQGEEIDALRKELAALKGGKAS, from the coding sequence ATGAGCCAGAGCAACAGGATCTTCGACGATCTGGGTCGTTTGATGAATGAAGCCGCCGGCGTGGCCGATGGCGTGCGCCGCGAGGTTGAGACCGTCGTCAAGTCGCAGGCGCAGCGCATCGTGGTCGACATGGACCTGGTCAAGCGCGAAGACTTCGACGCGCTGCGCGAACTGGTGCAGGTCCAGGGCGAGGAAATCGACGCCCTGCGCAAGGAGCTCGCCGCGCTCAAGGGCGGCAAGGCCAGCTAA
- a CDS encoding YbjN domain-containing protein produces the protein MSLLLAEPDRNVHPVDIIEHIASINDWNFERQDADEISISVRGGWSDYHVSFNWMEDLESLHIACAFDLKVPEGRRHEIKQLISLINEQLWIGHFDIWNKEGVVLFRNSHLLTGGADVSPQQCEALLRSATDSCDLYYQAFQFVVWAGKTAADALSHVMFETVGEA, from the coding sequence ATGTCTCTTTTGCTTGCCGAGCCCGATCGCAATGTCCACCCGGTGGACATTATCGAGCATATCGCTTCGATAAACGACTGGAACTTCGAGCGTCAGGACGCCGACGAGATTTCCATATCCGTGCGCGGCGGCTGGAGCGACTACCATGTCTCCTTCAACTGGATGGAAGACCTGGAAAGCCTGCATATCGCCTGTGCTTTCGACCTCAAGGTTCCTGAAGGCCGGCGCCATGAAATCAAGCAGCTGATCTCGCTGATCAATGAGCAGCTGTGGATCGGCCACTTCGATATCTGGAACAAGGAAGGCGTGGTGCTGTTCCGCAATTCGCACCTTCTCACGGGCGGTGCGGACGTGTCGCCGCAGCAATGCGAGGCGCTGTTGCGCTCGGCCACCGATAGTTGCGACCTTTACTACCAGGCCTTCCAGTTCGTGGTTTGGGCCGGCAAGACCGCGGCCGATGCATTGAGCCACGTCATGTTCGAGACGGTCGGCGAGGCATGA
- the proC gene encoding pyrroline-5-carboxylate reductase, with protein MSISLRDVGPVMLVGVGNMGLAMARGWVDAGLPPSNLILIAPRPSAAAQAFADENGIAIHPEASGLQPNIIVLAVKPKMIESVAESLAPVIGPHTVGVSVAAGIGLDRLVRAFGTGKVVRSMPNTPTQVGKGVTGAVSGPDVTGEDRAKVEALLAAGGIVPWFDDEAAIDVVTAVSGSGPAYVFHMVEALAAAARAQGMDAVMADRLARQTIVGAAALMEADPASATVLRQNVTSPNGTTAAGLSVLMGENGLSDLMTRTVQAARDRAEEMGRD; from the coding sequence ATGAGCATTTCCCTGCGCGATGTCGGCCCCGTCATGCTGGTCGGCGTGGGCAATATGGGTCTCGCCATGGCCAGGGGCTGGGTCGATGCCGGCCTGCCGCCAAGCAACCTGATCCTCATCGCGCCGCGACCCAGCGCGGCTGCGCAGGCATTTGCTGACGAGAACGGCATTGCCATTCACCCCGAGGCCAGCGGGCTGCAGCCCAATATCATCGTCTTGGCGGTCAAGCCGAAGATGATCGAGAGCGTTGCTGAAAGCCTGGCGCCGGTCATCGGCCCCCATACGGTAGGTGTTTCCGTCGCGGCAGGGATTGGTCTGGACCGGCTTGTGCGCGCCTTTGGCACCGGCAAGGTTGTTCGCTCGATGCCCAATACGCCGACGCAGGTGGGCAAGGGTGTGACGGGTGCCGTTTCCGGCCCCGACGTGACCGGTGAAGATCGCGCCAAGGTCGAGGCCTTGCTGGCCGCTGGCGGCATTGTGCCATGGTTTGACGACGAAGCCGCGATCGACGTCGTGACGGCCGTGTCAGGCTCCGGCCCGGCTTATGTGTTCCACATGGTCGAGGCGCTGGCTGCGGCCGCGCGGGCACAGGGAATGGACGCCGTCATGGCCGACAGGCTAGCGCGGCAAACCATTGTGGGTGCCGCGGCCTTGATGGAGGCTGACCCGGCCAGCGCGACAGTGCTCCGCCAGAATGTGACCTCGCCCAATGGCACGACAGCCGCGGGCCTTTCCGTCCTGATGGGCGAGAATGGGCTGAGCGATCTGATGACGCGTACCGTTCAGGCTGCCAGGGACCGTGCCGAGGAAATGGGGCGCGACTAA
- a CDS encoding cold-shock protein, protein MATGTVKWFNGQKGYGFIQPDEGGADVFVHISAVQRSGLNGLDEGQKVNYEIVKDKRTGKSAADNLTGA, encoded by the coding sequence ATGGCAACTGGCACTGTAAAGTGGTTCAACGGCCAAAAAGGCTACGGCTTCATTCAGCCGGACGAAGGCGGCGCGGACGTTTTCGTCCACATTTCTGCCGTTCAGCGTTCGGGTCTGAATGGTCTCGATGAAGGCCAGAAGGTCAACTACGAGATCGTCAAGGACAAGCGGACCGGCAAGTCCGCCGCCGACAATCTGACCGGCGCCTGA